One genomic segment of Pagrus major chromosome 13, Pma_NU_1.0 includes these proteins:
- the LOC141006715 gene encoding odorant receptor 131-2-like, translated as MSSATQSQINMTVGWGLLERVMMSTVFTVPCCVFLFINGTMLFTLRSKSVFRETSRYILLYNLLFADTVLLVHGQLMYILAASRATLTYPVCGVLIMLANLTTVISPLTLLVMSLERCVAVCYPLKHATIVTIRNTEVAIIVVWTFSALNIFTRVLLLLNFRFEELQSLQMKRFCGGDIMLLNQMSELYDKCFTYCLFLSTGVTVSCSYMGVILVARSACTDKASKARNTLLLHLVQLGLSLSSTVYSPMLIALSKVLDRKILLPLQNVFYVCLIIFPRCLSSLIYGVRDQTIRPVLLYNLCFQRKCSLCLSHPDKY; from the coding sequence ATGTCAAGTGCAACTCAATCTCAGATCAACATGACTGTTGGATGGGGGTTACTGGAGAGAGTGATGATGTCCACTGTGTTCACGGTgccatgttgtgtgtttctattcATTAATGGCACCATGTTATTCACCTTGAGGAGTAAATCTGTGTTTCGTGAGACCTCCCGTTACATTCTTCTGTATAACCTCCTTTTTGCAGACACTGTACTGCTGGTACACGGCCAGTTAATGTACATACTGGCTGCTTCTAGAGCAACACTGACATATCCTGTGTGTGGTGTTCTCATCATGCTCGCCAATCTCACAACTGTGATCTCTCCTCTCACACTGTTGGTGATGTCTCTGGAGAgatgtgtagctgtgtgttacCCACTGAAACATGCTACCATCGTCAccatcagaaacacagaggtTGCTATTATTGTGGTTTGGACCTTCAGTGCATTAAATATTTTCACTAGAGTTCTTTTGCTATTAAATTTCAGATTTGAAGAACTGCAGAGCCTGCAGATGAAACGCTTCTGTGGCGGagacataatgttgcttaatcAAATGTCTGAACTTTATGACAAATGCTTTACTTATTGTCTGTTTCTATCAACCGGTGTGACAGTTAGTTGCTCCTATATGGGTGTGATTTTAGTTGCCAGGTCAGCCTGCACAGATAAAGCTTCAAAGGCTcgtaacacactgctgctgcatctgGTGCAGCTGGGCCTCAGTCTCTCCTCAACTGTATACAGCCCAATGCTCATAGCTCTCTCAAAGGTCCTAGACAGGAAAATACTTCTGCCCCTCcagaatgttttttatgtgtgtcttATCATCTTTCCAAGATGTCTGAGTTCTCTCATCTATGGTGTTAGAGACCAGACCATCAGACCTGTCCTCTTGTACAATCTCTGCTTTCAGAGGAAATGCTCACTTTGTCTCAGTCATCCTGACAAATACTAA
- the LOC141006713 gene encoding odorant receptor 131-2-like, with translation MSSATQSQINMTVGWGLLERVMMSTVFTVPCCVFLFINGTMLFTLRSKSVFRETSRYILLYNLLFADTVLLVYGQLMYILAASRATLTYPVCGVLIMLANLNTVISPLTLLVMSLERCVAVCYPLKHATIVTIRNTEVAIIVVWTFSALNIFTKVILLLNFRFEELQSLQIKRFCGKESMLLNQMSELYDKCFTYCLFLSTGVTVSCSYMGVILVARSACTDKASKARNTLLLHLVQLGLSLSSTVYSPMLIAISKVLDRTILLPLQNVFYVCLIIFPRCLSSLIYGVRDQTIRPVLLYNLCLQRKCSLCLSRPDKY, from the coding sequence ATGTCAAGTGCAACTCAATCTCAGATCAACATGACTGTTGGATGGGGGTTACTGGAGAGAGTGATGATGTCCACTGTGTTCACGGTgccatgttgtgtgtttcttttcattaatgGCACCATGTTATTCACCTTGAGGAGTAAATCTGTGTTTCGTGAGACCTCCCGTTACATTCTTCTGTATAACCTCCTTTTTGCAGACACTGTACTGCTGGTATATGGCCAGTTAATGTACATACTGGCTGCTTCTAGAGCAACACTGACATATCCTGTGTGTGGTGTTCTCATCATGCTCGCCAATCTCAACACTGTGATCTCTCCTCTCACACTGTTGGTGATGTCTCTGGAGAgatgtgtagctgtgtgttacCCACTGAAACATGCTACCATCGTCAccatcagaaacacagaggtTGCTATTATTGTGGTTTGGACCTTCAGTGCATTAAATATTTTCACTAAAGTTATTTTGCTATTAAATTTCAGGTTTGAAGAACTGCAGAGCCTGCAGATAAAACGCTTCTGTGGCAAAGAAAGCATGTTGCTTAATCAAATGTCTGAACTTTATGACAAATGCTTTACTTATTGTCTGTTTCTATCAACCGGTGTGACAGTTAGTTGCTCCTATATGGGTGTGATTTTAGTAGCCAGGTCAGCCTGCACAGATAAAGCTTCAAAGGCTcgtaacacactgctgctgcatctgGTGCAGCTGGGCCTCAGTCTCTCCTCAACTGTATACAGCCCAATGCTCATAGCTATCTCAAAGGTCCTAGACAGGACAATACTTCTGCCCCTCcagaatgttttttatgtgtgtcttATCATCTTTCCAAGATGTCTGAGTTCTCTCATCTATGGTGTTAGAGACCAGACCATCAGACCTGTCCTCTTGTACAATCTCTGCTTACAGAGGAAATGCTCACTTTGTCTCAGTCGTCCTGACAAATACTAA
- the LOC141006717 gene encoding odorant receptor 131-2-like, translated as MSSATQSQINITVGRGLLERVMISTVFTVPCCVFLFINGTMLFTLRSKSVFRETSRYILLYNLLFADTVLLVHGQLMYILAASRATLTYPVCGVLIMLANLTTVISPLTLLVMSLERCVAVCYPLKHATIVTIRNTEVAIIVVWTFSALNIFTKVLLLLNFRFEELQSLQMKRFCGGDIMLLNQMSELYDKCFTYCLFLSTGVTVSCSYMGVILVARSACTDKASKARNTLLLHLVQLGLSLCSTVYSPMLIALSKVLDRTILLPLQIVFYVCLIIFPRCLSSLIYGVRDQTIRPVLLYNLCFQRKCSLCLSHPDKY; from the coding sequence ATGTCAAGTGCAACTCAATCTCAGATCAACATCACTGTTGGACGGGGGTTACTGGAGAGAGTGATGATATCCACTGTGTTCACGGTgccatgttgtgtgtttcttttcattaatgGCACCATGTTATTCACCTTGAGGAGTAAATCTGTGTTTCGTGAGACCTCCCGTTACATTCTTCTGTATAACCTCCTTTTTGCAGACACTGTACTGCTGGTACACGGCCAGTTAATGTACATACTGGCTGCTTCTAGAGCAACACTGACATATCCTGTGTGTGGTGTTCTCATCATGCTCGCCAATCTCACAACTGTGATCTCTCCTCTCACACTGTTGGTGATGTCTCTGGAGAgatgtgtagctgtgtgttacCCACTGAAACATGCTACCATCGTCAccatcagaaacacagaggtTGCTATTATTGTGGTTTGGACCTTCAGTGCATTAAATATTTTCACTAAAGTTCTTTTGCTATTAAATTTCAGATTTGAAGAACTGCAGAGCCTGCAGATGAAACGCTTCTGTGGCGGagacataatgttgcttaatcAAATGTCTGAACTTTATGACAAATGCTTTACTTATTGTCTGTTTCTATCAACCGGTGTGACAGTTAGTTGCTCCTATATGGGTGTGATTTTAGTAGCCAGGTCAGCCTGCACAGATAAAGCTTCAAAGGCTcgtaacacactgctgctgcatctgGTGCAGCTGGGCCTCAGTCTCTGCTCAACTGTATACAGCCCAATGCTCATAGCTCTCTCAAAGGTCCTAGACAGGACAATACTTCTGCCCCTCCagattgtgttttatgtgtgtcttATCATCTTTCCAAGATGTCTGAGTTCTCTCATCTATGGTGTTAGAGACCAGACCATCAGACCTGTCCTCTTGTACAATCTCTGCTTTCAGAGGAAATGCTCACTTTGTCTCAGTCATCCTGACAAATACTAA
- the LOC141006716 gene encoding odorant receptor 131-2-like, whose amino-acid sequence MSSATQSQINMTVGWGLLERVMMSTVFTVPCCVFLFINGTMLFTLRSKSVFRETSRYILLYNLLFADTVLLVHGQLMYILAAFKVTLTYPVCGVLIMLANLNTVISPLTLLVMSLERCVAVCYPLKHATIVTIRNTEVAIIVVWTSSALNIFTKVILLLNFRFEELQSLQMKRFCGKESMLLDQMSEIYDKCFTYCLFLSTGVTVSCSYMGVILVARSACTDKASKARNTLLLHLVQLGLSLCSTVYSPILIALSKVLDRTILMHLPSVFYVCLVIFSRCLSSLIYGVRDQTIRPVLLYNLCFQRKCSLCLSRPDKY is encoded by the coding sequence ATGTCAAGTGCAACTCAATCTCAGATCAACATGACTGTTGGATGGGGGTTACTGGAGAGAGTGATGATGTCCACTGTGTTCACGGTgccatgttgtgtgtttcttttcattaatgGCACCATGTTATTCACCTTGAGGAGTAAATCTGTGTTTCGTGAGACCTCCCGTTACATTCTTCTGTATAACCTCCTTTTTGCAGACACTGTACTGCTGGTACACGGCCAGTTAATGTACATACTGGCTGCTTTTAAAGTAACACTGACATATCCTGTGTGTGGTGTTCTCATCATGCTCGCCAATCTCAACACTGTGATCTCTCCTCTCACACTGTTGGTGATGTCTCTGGAGAgatgtgtagctgtgtgttacCCACTGAAACATGCTACCATCGTCAccatcagaaacacagaggtTGCTATTATTGTGGTTTGGACCTCCAGTGCATTAAATATTTTCACTAAAGTTATTTTGCTATTAAATTTCAGATTTGAAGAACTGCAGAGCCTGCAGATGAAACGCTTCTGTGGCAAAGAAAGCATGTTGCTTGATCAAATGTCTGAAATTTATGACAAATGCTTTACTTATTGTCTGTTTCTATCAACCGGTGTGACAGTTAGTTGCTCCTATATGGGTGTGATTTTAGTAGCCAGGTCAGCCTGCACAGATAAAGCTTCAAAGGCTcgtaacacactgctgctgcatctgGTGCAGCTGGGCCTCAGTCTCTGCTCAACTGTATACAGCCCAATTCTCATAGCTCTCTCAAAGGTCCTAGACAGGACAATACTTATGCACCTCCCgagtgttttttatgtgtgtcttGTCATCTTTTCAAGATGTCTGAGTTCTCTCATCTATGGTGTTAGAGACCAGACCATCAGACCTGTCCTCTTGTACAATCTCTGCTTTCAGAGGAAATGCTCACTTTGTCTCAGTCGTCCTGACAAATACTAA